One genomic region from Salinicola endophyticus encodes:
- a CDS encoding MFS transporter, with protein MATLPQYDAAPSRPLSRGDIKVLSLSALGGALEFYDFIIFVYFATVIGALFFPPEMPEWLRMVQTYGIFAAGYLARPLGGIIMAHFGDLLGRKRMFTLSIFLMSVPTLLIGCLPTYATIGYAAPLLLVLMRILQGAAVGGEVPGAWVFVTEHVSRKDVGLACGTLASGLVAGILIGSIISAFFKSYYSAEEMSAYGWRVPFLIGGVFGFLAVYLRRYLEETPVFAEMRAKKALSDGLPVKRVLASHLDSVVLSMGVTWILTGAVVVVLLLTPSMLKSLYAIDASYANVWAIVCTVFGSIAAGWCADRLGSGVTLILWSLLLGVAYWVMMHSVPQDPSQLLWSYCLAGFGVGIVGVVPTIAVKSFPAAVRFSGLSFSYNVAYAIFGGFTPVVVSTLMISHPAAPAYYIAALALLGVLIGLFLLWAPGGRRLSVMPS; from the coding sequence ATGGCCACTCTTCCTCAGTACGACGCGGCGCCGTCGCGCCCCCTGTCTCGCGGAGACATCAAGGTTCTGTCGCTGTCCGCCCTCGGCGGCGCGCTGGAGTTCTACGACTTCATCATCTTCGTCTACTTCGCCACGGTCATCGGGGCGCTGTTCTTCCCGCCGGAGATGCCGGAGTGGCTGCGCATGGTGCAGACCTACGGCATCTTCGCTGCCGGCTATCTGGCGCGGCCGCTGGGCGGCATCATCATGGCGCACTTCGGCGACCTGCTGGGGCGCAAGCGGATGTTCACGCTGTCGATCTTTCTGATGTCGGTGCCCACGCTGCTGATCGGCTGCCTGCCCACCTATGCGACGATCGGCTACGCCGCGCCGCTGCTGCTGGTATTGATGCGCATCCTGCAGGGCGCGGCGGTGGGCGGCGAGGTGCCGGGGGCGTGGGTCTTCGTCACCGAGCACGTCTCGCGCAAGGACGTCGGTCTGGCCTGCGGTACCCTGGCCTCGGGGCTGGTCGCCGGCATCCTGATCGGCTCGATCATCTCGGCCTTCTTCAAGTCCTACTACAGCGCCGAGGAGATGAGCGCCTACGGCTGGCGAGTGCCGTTTCTGATCGGTGGGGTGTTCGGTTTCCTCGCGGTCTATCTGCGCCGCTACCTAGAAGAGACCCCGGTGTTCGCCGAGATGCGCGCCAAGAAAGCGCTCTCTGATGGGCTGCCGGTGAAGCGCGTGCTCGCCAGCCACCTCGACAGCGTGGTGCTGTCGATGGGCGTGACCTGGATCCTCACCGGTGCAGTGGTGGTGGTCCTGCTGCTCACCCCGAGCATGCTCAAGAGCCTCTACGCCATCGATGCGTCCTATGCCAACGTCTGGGCCATCGTCTGCACCGTGTTCGGCAGCATCGCCGCCGGCTGGTGCGCCGACCGTCTGGGCAGCGGGGTGACCCTGATCCTGTGGAGCCTGCTGCTGGGCGTCGCCTACTGGGTGATGATGCACAGCGTACCGCAGGACCCGAGCCAGCTGCTGTGGAGCTACTGCCTGGCTGGCTTCGGCGTGGGGATCGTCGGTGTGGTCCCGACCATCGCGGTGAAGTCGTTCCCGGCGGCGGTGCGCTTCTCGGGGCTGTCGTTCTCCTACAACGTCGCCTACGCCATCTTCGGCGGCTTCACCCCGGTGGTGGTCTCGACCCTGATGATCTCGCACCCGGCGGCGCCGGCCTACTATATCGCCGCGCTGGCGCTGCTCGGCGTGCTGATCGGGCTGTTCCTGCTGTGGGCACCAGGTGGCCGCCGGTTGTCGGTGATGCCCTCCTGA
- a CDS encoding type 1 glutamine amidotransferase: protein MASEKPTRRPLIGITTSDHKSRMAWWCDWVSVWRAGGLPLRVSPARPLRRELDGLIIGGGDDIGAHRYGGEMQLDVRIDPARDELELDLLASCLPRGLPILGICRGAQMINIHLGGSLIGDIQSTYRHIRNRRTVLPRKRVEIAPYSRLAEILNRRYCQVNSLHHQAVDRPGEGLKVVARDRNELVQAIESEHHAFLIGVQWHPELMLFSRSQQRLIRALVQAAGSTRENATASAARR, encoded by the coding sequence ATGGCGAGCGAGAAACCCACCCGGCGGCCGCTGATCGGCATCACCACCTCGGACCACAAGAGCCGCATGGCGTGGTGGTGCGACTGGGTTTCGGTATGGCGCGCCGGCGGGCTGCCGCTGCGGGTGTCGCCGGCGCGCCCGCTGCGGCGCGAGCTGGATGGCCTGATCATCGGCGGCGGTGACGATATCGGCGCCCATCGCTACGGCGGCGAGATGCAGCTCGACGTGCGCATCGACCCCGCCCGCGACGAGCTGGAACTCGACCTGCTCGCCAGCTGCCTGCCACGCGGGCTGCCGATTCTGGGCATCTGCCGCGGTGCACAGATGATCAATATCCATCTCGGCGGCAGCCTGATCGGCGATATCCAGTCCACCTACCGGCATATCCGCAATCGACGCACGGTACTGCCGCGCAAGCGCGTGGAGATCGCCCCCTACAGCCGTCTGGCCGAGATCCTCAACCGCCGCTACTGCCAGGTGAACAGCCTCCACCACCAGGCGGTGGATCGCCCCGGCGAAGGGCTCAAGGTGGTGGCGCGGGATCGCAACGAGCTGGTCCAGGCGATCGAGAGCGAGCATCACGCCTTCCTGATCGGGGTCCAGTGGCACCCGGAGCTGATGCTCTTCAGTCGCTCTCAGCAGCGCCTGATCCGCGCCCTGGTGCAGGCGGCGGGGAGCACGCGGGAAAACGCTACAGCCAGCGCTGCTCGGCGGTGA
- a CDS encoding cation transporter, whose translation MPATLEQRILTLSIAATLVVSALGVTLGLISGSEAILFDGVFSSIDAAMSMLALTVTRLVMRESTQRFQLGYWHLEPMAAAFNGAVLVLLCFYAFLNALGTWLQGGSEPQLGLALGYAVAVSLICFTLFFYERRLNRRARSEFVRIDLQNWLMAGLITSALLLAFLLAWAMEGTRYAGWIPYVDATLVMLLTLVFVPIPLRIVYRAMREVLMVAPSQLDSEVRAAMAPVMRREGLLAFDSYVAKSGRVHTIEVHILTTPEFARDGGIALCDEIRAEIAAGLSVPAEQRWFTVAFTAEQRWL comes from the coding sequence ATGCCCGCGACCCTGGAACAGCGCATTCTGACCCTCTCCATCGCCGCCACCCTGGTGGTCTCGGCCCTGGGCGTGACGCTGGGCCTGATCTCGGGGTCGGAGGCGATCCTGTTCGACGGCGTCTTCTCGTCGATCGATGCGGCGATGTCGATGCTGGCGCTGACGGTGACGCGGCTGGTGATGCGCGAGTCGACCCAGCGCTTCCAGCTCGGCTACTGGCATCTGGAGCCGATGGCCGCGGCGTTCAACGGCGCGGTGCTGGTGCTGCTGTGCTTCTACGCCTTTCTCAACGCTCTCGGCACCTGGCTCCAGGGCGGCAGCGAGCCGCAGCTGGGGCTGGCGCTGGGCTACGCCGTGGCGGTGAGCCTGATCTGCTTCACGCTGTTCTTCTATGAGCGCCGGCTCAACCGCCGCGCGCGCTCGGAGTTCGTGCGGATCGATCTGCAGAACTGGCTGATGGCGGGTCTCATCACCAGTGCGCTGCTGCTCGCCTTTCTGCTCGCCTGGGCAATGGAGGGCACGCGCTATGCCGGCTGGATCCCCTACGTCGACGCCACCCTGGTGATGCTGTTGACCCTGGTGTTCGTGCCGATCCCGCTGCGGATCGTCTATCGCGCCATGCGCGAGGTACTGATGGTGGCGCCGTCGCAGCTCGACAGCGAGGTGCGCGCGGCGATGGCGCCGGTGATGCGTCGTGAGGGGCTGCTGGCGTTCGACAGCTACGTGGCCAAGAGCGGGCGCGTGCACACCATCGAGGTGCATATCCTGACCACCCCCGAGTTCGCCCGCGATGGCGGCATCGCCTTGTGCGACGAGATTCGTGCCGAGATCGCCGCCGGGCTCAGCGTGCCCGCCGAGCAGCGCTGGTTCACCGTCGCCTTCACCGCCGAGCAGCGCTGGCTGTAG
- a CDS encoding amidoligase family protein, with protein MPLTTPPQPDNRDGHARRVGVEIEFAGIAPLAAARLVEATFGGTLKHDSAHRLRVADTPWGTFNIELDSQYVHPDATLLARARSHNGQPPGIGEHLRVSLHSRTREWLGDMVAGLVPTEIVCPPLPWHALAELDALFDALRSHGAEGTDASLIYAFGLHLNPEIPAPEVESVLAHLRAYLILAEWLRDQIEVDLTRDMLPHTRPFSETYASQVLDPDYQPTLAQLIDDYLAANPTRNRELDMLPLFAWLAPDHPSPLLQEGLVKPRPTYHYRLPNASLSDPDWGASLEWNRWVEVERLAADPVLLAERCTAYREHLAQPTLSRWLDSLQRWMRS; from the coding sequence CGCGCGCCTGGTCGAGGCGACCTTCGGCGGCACGCTCAAGCATGACAGCGCCCATCGCCTGCGGGTCGCCGACACGCCCTGGGGCACCTTCAATATCGAGCTCGACAGCCAGTACGTGCATCCGGATGCCACCCTGCTGGCACGCGCCCGCTCGCACAATGGCCAGCCGCCGGGGATCGGCGAGCACCTGCGGGTCAGCCTGCACTCGCGCACCCGCGAATGGCTGGGCGACATGGTCGCCGGGCTGGTGCCCACCGAGATCGTCTGCCCGCCGCTGCCATGGCACGCCCTGGCCGAGCTCGACGCGCTGTTCGACGCCCTGCGCAGCCACGGCGCCGAGGGCACCGATGCCAGTCTGATCTACGCCTTCGGCCTGCATCTCAATCCGGAGATTCCGGCGCCCGAGGTAGAGAGCGTGCTCGCCCATCTGCGCGCCTATCTGATCCTGGCCGAGTGGCTGCGCGATCAGATCGAGGTCGACCTCACCCGAGACATGCTGCCGCACACCCGGCCCTTCTCCGAGACCTACGCAAGCCAGGTGCTCGACCCCGACTACCAGCCGACGCTGGCGCAGCTGATCGACGACTACCTGGCGGCCAACCCCACCCGCAACCGTGAGCTCGACATGCTGCCGCTGTTCGCCTGGTTGGCCCCGGACCACCCCAGCCCGCTGCTGCAGGAGGGTCTGGTCAAGCCGCGCCCGACCTATCACTACCGGCTGCCCAACGCCTCGCTCTCCGATCCTGACTGGGGCGCCAGCCTGGAGTGGAACCGCTGGGTCGAGGTCGAGCGCCTGGCCGCCGACCCGGTGCTCCTGGCCGAGCGCTGCACGGCCTACCGCGAGCACCTGGCGCAGCCCACCCTGAGCCGCTGGCTCGATTCGCTGCAGCGCTGGATGCGCTCCTGA